From the Toxoplasma gondii ME49 chromosome VIIa, whole genome shotgun sequence genome, one window contains:
- a CDS encoding cpw-wpc domain-containing protein (encoded by transcript TGME49_206440~Signal peptide predicted by SignalP 2.0 HMM (probability 0.998) with cleavage site probability 0.910 at residue 22), translating to MARRFVAFSLALAVGTWREVAALNPLQMMKTSARMGGVINDIADEFKLAFDTLPSTEQLEQTILHKNAEDMEKLDAAVANEAKRKPTHLCEGPSYKRDYSAPCPAGWQQLQNGQCWGRRYRGPCEALHFLSHFSEEQKTAFENNCCAYWPEVKAPAKYKKVLARGPVSYHQCLPVVHLLSSISFRKVEPVTGDIIAPKM from the exons ATGGCACGACGCTTCGTCGCTTTTTCATTGGCTCTAGCAGTTGGGACGTGGCGGGAAGTGGCTGCGTTGAATCCGCTGCAGATGATGAAGACCAGCG CCAGGATGGGAGGAGTTATCAATG ACATCGCCGACGAGTTCAAACTGGCGTTTGATACCCTCCCTAGCACGGAGCAACTG GAACAGACGATTCTCCA CAAAAATGCAGAAGATATGGAGAAGCTGGATGCAGCCGTAGCGAACGAGGCAAAGAGGAAACCAACTCATTT ATGCGAAGGCCCTTCGTACAAGAGAGACTATTCCGCACCATGCCCAGCAGGATGGCAGCAGCTTCAGAACGGCCAGTGCTGGGGAAGGCGATACAGAGG GCCGTGTGAagctctccacttcctcagTCACTTCagcgaagagcagaagactGCATTT GAAAACAATTGCTGCGCCTACTGGCCTGAAGTGAAGGCGCCTGCTAAATACAAGAAGGTTTTGGCGCGTGGACCGGTAAGCTATCATCAGTGCCTCCCAGTCGTTCACTTACTCTCATCAATTTCGTTTCGTAAGGTGGAGCCCGTCACCGGGGACATCATTGCCCCAAAGATGTAA